Proteins from a single region of Streptomyces vinaceus:
- a CDS encoding DUF6158 family protein, whose protein sequence is MAEHDGGPSAANLEDGKLLKELEAIHRTRHETLLYGSDEALVTHTQRMNELEHEYVRRHPQRAQTPGRTRSGARARSGDG, encoded by the coding sequence ATGGCGGAGCACGACGGCGGTCCCTCGGCGGCGAACCTGGAAGACGGCAAGTTGCTCAAGGAGCTGGAAGCCATCCACCGGACCCGCCACGAGACCCTGCTCTACGGGTCCGACGAGGCGCTGGTCACCCATACGCAGCGGATGAACGAGCTGGAGCACGAGTACGTACGCCGGCACCCGCAGCGCGCGCAGACGCCGGGCCGGACCCGGTCGGGCGCCCGTGCCCGGAGCGGCGACGGCTGA
- a CDS encoding M20 family metallopeptidase yields the protein MTMRAVVHVSVDAMIEDLRTLVEIESPSRDLDALAVSAKTVASVIENRLGGQAVLIESETGPHVHWSGGGEPQVLILGHHDTVFPLGTLERRPFAVEDGRVTGPGVFDMLGGLVQAVHGLALLDDLSGVEILVTADEEIGSPSSRALIEERALACGAVLVFEGAADGGALKTGRKGCGSFHVSVAGRASHAGLEPEAGVNALIEAAHLVLDIAAFGRPEIGTTVTPTVASAGGVDNVVPAEATVTADVRVESAREQARIESAFAALAPHLEDAEISVQGSIGRPPMPESASADLFAVAQQLLPGLEGRSVGGGSDGNFTAAVGVPTLDGLGAVGGGAHADHEYVLVEAMAERANLVAGLVRAIRDMNAGA from the coding sequence ATGACGATGCGTGCGGTTGTCCATGTGAGTGTGGACGCGATGATCGAGGACCTCAGGACACTCGTCGAGATCGAGTCCCCCTCGCGGGACCTCGACGCCCTGGCGGTATCGGCCAAAACCGTCGCCTCCGTCATCGAGAACCGCCTCGGCGGCCAGGCCGTCCTCATCGAGAGCGAGACCGGACCGCACGTCCACTGGTCGGGCGGCGGCGAGCCGCAGGTGCTGATCCTCGGCCACCACGACACCGTGTTCCCGCTCGGCACCCTCGAACGCCGCCCGTTCGCGGTCGAGGACGGGCGGGTGACCGGCCCCGGGGTCTTCGACATGCTCGGCGGGCTGGTCCAGGCCGTCCACGGACTCGCCCTGCTCGACGACCTGTCGGGGGTCGAGATCCTGGTGACGGCCGACGAGGAGATCGGCTCCCCTTCCTCCCGGGCCCTCATCGAGGAACGCGCCCTGGCCTGCGGCGCGGTCCTGGTGTTCGAAGGCGCTGCCGACGGCGGCGCCCTCAAGACCGGCCGCAAGGGCTGCGGCTCCTTCCACGTCTCCGTCGCGGGCCGCGCCTCGCACGCGGGTCTGGAGCCCGAGGCCGGGGTCAACGCCCTCATCGAGGCGGCCCACCTCGTCCTGGACATCGCCGCTTTCGGCCGGCCCGAGATCGGCACGACCGTGACCCCGACCGTCGCGTCCGCGGGAGGCGTGGACAACGTCGTGCCCGCCGAGGCGACCGTCACCGCCGACGTCCGGGTCGAATCGGCCCGTGAGCAGGCGCGCATCGAGTCGGCCTTCGCGGCGCTCGCCCCGCACCTCGAAGACGCGGAGATCTCGGTCCAGGGGTCCATCGGCCGGCCTCCGATGCCGGAGTCGGCCTCGGCCGACCTCTTCGCGGTCGCCCAGCAGTTGCTCCCCGGCCTGGAAGGGCGTTCCGTCGGCGGCGGCAGTGACGGCAACTTCACGGCGGCGGTGGGGGTGCCGACCCTCGACGGCCTGGGTGCGGTCGGCGGCGGCGCGCACGCCGACCACGAGTACGTGCTCGTCGAGGCGATGGCCGAGCGGGCGAACCTCGTCGCCGGACTGGTACGGGCCATCCGGGACATGAACGCGGGCGCGTAG
- a CDS encoding TetR/AcrR family transcriptional regulator: MDPHSPLRERLIDVGVDLVLSEGTAALGLREIARRAGVSHGAPRRHFPTHHSLLSAIARRGFADLGARFAAASARTGSPREQVRALGCAYVGYALEHRGMFELMFRHDLLDSERAENTGEEVTEEEGAGQQRPRLRESTVPLFRLLVGLVSRCRTDADPEVIAAALWANLHGVAQLWAWGSLPLVLEAHGPVPVERLVDAALDAHLGPDRS, encoded by the coding sequence ATGGACCCGCACAGCCCGCTCCGGGAACGCCTGATCGACGTCGGCGTGGACCTCGTACTCAGCGAGGGCACCGCCGCCCTCGGCCTGCGTGAGATCGCCCGCCGCGCGGGGGTGTCGCACGGCGCGCCCCGCCGCCACTTCCCCACCCACCACTCCCTCCTCTCCGCCATCGCGCGGCGCGGATTCGCCGACCTCGGCGCCCGGTTCGCGGCGGCGAGCGCCCGTACCGGCTCCCCGCGCGAGCAGGTACGGGCGCTCGGGTGCGCGTACGTGGGCTACGCGCTGGAGCACCGCGGGATGTTCGAGCTGATGTTCCGCCACGACCTGCTCGACAGCGAGCGGGCGGAGAACACCGGGGAGGAAGTCACCGAGGAGGAGGGCGCCGGGCAACAGCGGCCGAGACTGCGCGAGTCCACGGTCCCGCTCTTCCGCCTCCTCGTCGGTCTCGTCTCCCGCTGCCGCACCGACGCAGACCCCGAGGTCATCGCCGCCGCCCTGTGGGCCAACCTGCACGGCGTGGCCCAGCTGTGGGCCTGGGGCAGCCTGCCCCTGGTGCTCGAAGCCCACGGCCCCGTCCCCGTCGAACGGCTCGTCGACGCCGCCCTCGACGCCCACCTCGGGCCGGACCGCTCATGA
- a CDS encoding LysR family transcriptional regulator codes for MTLDDLRVFVAVCRAGSLSAVARDLGCTQSAVSQHVRRLEKQTGTELLERHARGVLPTEAGRILQAAAADGIAGLDGALRRLDELVRGDSGSVRITTGATTVRHFMSEAVVGFRRRHPRVSLEFQTENSSRSCFDALAADDLDLAWITIGRPVRGIEQRPVMELPWVLAVCADDPFAVRPRIEPADLTGIRHIRLPENSASRAHLDAAFAESGIRIRSDTSVADWDTALLLAELGLGHAVVPALPGWRVPGSEGPLRLVPIPALPPLAVGWAVRRWAALSPLARVFADDVARSCTARAARQQ; via the coding sequence GTGACCCTCGACGATCTCCGCGTCTTCGTCGCCGTCTGCAGGGCCGGCAGCCTCAGCGCCGTCGCCCGCGATCTCGGCTGTACGCAGTCCGCGGTCAGCCAGCACGTCCGCCGCCTCGAAAAGCAGACGGGCACGGAGCTGCTGGAGCGGCACGCCCGCGGCGTGCTCCCCACCGAGGCCGGGCGCATCCTCCAGGCGGCCGCCGCGGACGGCATCGCCGGGCTCGACGGCGCCCTGCGCCGCCTCGACGAACTCGTCCGCGGGGACAGCGGATCGGTACGCATCACCACGGGCGCCACGACCGTACGGCACTTCATGTCCGAGGCCGTCGTCGGCTTCCGGCGCCGCCACCCGCGGGTCAGCCTGGAGTTCCAGACCGAGAATTCCAGCCGCAGCTGCTTCGACGCCCTCGCCGCCGACGACCTGGACCTCGCCTGGATCACCATCGGCCGGCCCGTGCGCGGGATCGAGCAGCGCCCGGTGATGGAGCTGCCCTGGGTGCTCGCCGTCTGCGCCGACGACCCTTTTGCCGTCCGGCCCCGCATCGAGCCGGCCGACCTCACCGGCATCCGCCACATCCGGCTCCCGGAGAACTCCGCCTCCCGCGCCCACCTCGACGCCGCCTTCGCGGAATCCGGCATCCGGATACGGTCCGACACCAGCGTGGCCGACTGGGACACCGCCCTGCTCCTGGCCGAACTGGGCCTGGGCCACGCCGTCGTACCCGCCCTGCCCGGCTGGCGGGTCCCCGGCTCAGAGGGCCCGCTGCGCCTCGTCCCGATCCCGGCCCTGCCACCGCTCGCGGTCGGCTGGGCCGTCCGCCGCTGGGCGGCCCTGTCCCCGCTGGCCCGCGTCTTCGCCGACGACGTCGCCCGCAGCTGTACGGCCCGCGCCGCGCGGCAGCAGTGA
- a CDS encoding DUF6817 domain-containing protein, translated as MPPPAHFARREAHALALLRELGAGDLDHPGGSLLAHLERVHARLGVWGARPALRLAGLCHAFYGTDGFATALLPVGRRAELAAVIGAEAEEIVYFYASCDRAASYPTLASDVPCGAGAHTEAAAAEADADADAADDEAVSSGAPAFRDRFTGHVHCPGRQPRRDFAELTAANELDLARIDPAFRAAHGPGLLALFTRLRGLLTEPAWRECRAVLGEGVSAP; from the coding sequence ATGCCGCCACCGGCACACTTCGCGCGCCGGGAGGCGCACGCCCTCGCGCTGCTGCGGGAACTCGGCGCCGGGGACCTGGACCACCCCGGCGGCAGCCTGCTCGCGCATCTGGAACGGGTGCACGCGCGGCTCGGGGTGTGGGGAGCCCGTCCCGCACTGCGGCTCGCGGGCCTGTGCCACGCGTTCTACGGGACGGACGGCTTCGCCACCGCCCTGCTGCCGGTCGGCCGGCGGGCCGAGCTGGCGGCGGTGATCGGGGCGGAGGCCGAGGAGATCGTCTACTTCTACGCCAGTTGCGACCGCGCTGCCTCGTATCCGACGCTCGCCTCCGACGTCCCCTGCGGGGCCGGAGCCCACACCGAGGCCGCCGCCGCCGAGGCTGACGCCGACGCCGACGCCGCCGACGACGAGGCGGTGTCGTCGGGGGCGCCGGCGTTCCGCGACCGGTTCACCGGTCACGTCCACTGCCCCGGCCGGCAGCCCCGGCGGGACTTCGCGGAGCTGACCGCGGCGAACGAGCTGGACCTCGCCCGGATCGACCCGGCGTTCCGCGCGGCCCACGGACCGGGCCTGCTGGCCCTGTTCACGCGGCTGCGGGGGCTGCTCACCGAGCCGGCCTGGCGGGAGTGCCGGGCCGTGCTCGGCGAGGGCGTGTCCGCGCCCTGA
- a CDS encoding TIM-barrel domain-containing protein: protein MRLIRIPRRTHSRIPTHARKKAKQRRASLAALLAGALAVAGLAAAGPMTQAAAAAPAPATAGNATGLTRSGNTFTVSTSGGAKARVVIARADIFRLWLSPDGAFTNDPAGSDLAPTTDFGPVDAAFTDAGAYYRITTGALNIRVNKTPLQFSVYRADNATLVWQETRPTSWTAAQTTQYLARGAEEQFYGTGLRLGEWALRGKTVPVAVDNKWRENDNASPAPFYMSTNGYGVMRNTWAPGSYGFNAPTTLTHDEKRFDAWYFTGDSLKSVLDAYTDVSGKPFMAPMWGMELGNADCFNASNPAYQGDHNRLRHQTTPDVVGYATDARAADMPSGWFLPNDGYGCGYTAPLKSTVDALKAKGFQTGLWTSTGLGSIADEVGTAGTRGVKTDVAWIGGGYKSAFNGVQQAVDGIEKNSDARRYVWTVDGWAGTQRNAVVWTGDTNGTWDDMRWHVPAIAGAGLSALNYASGDVDGIFGGSPKTYTRDLQWKAFTPAFMTMSGWGATNPAAGYQDKQPWRFAEPYLSVNRKYLQLKMRLMPYLYTMSRTAHESGVPSTRAMVLEYPDDPVARGNLTSGQFMAGDSFLVAPVVSDTSVRDGIYLPAGTWTDYWSGKTYAGPGWLNGYQAPLDTLPLFVKGGAIVPMWPQMNYTGEKPVSTLTYDIHPRGNSSFSLYEDDGTTRAYQSGAYARQQVDVQAPASGSGTVTVSVGAPTGSYTGKPAARGYEFTLHVASAPGAVAADGAALARQTSKAAYDAAASGWFFDPADRGGILWVKSGTRGGAFGITVTGTSVPAADPIPATSAPVPQSAWTLLSADSQETAAEDGAAKNAFDGNPATLWHTAWSSGTPAALPHEIRIDLGARYAVDGLGYLPRQDGGVNGRIGGYEVYVSDSTTDWGSPVATGTFADTAAAKSVSLAPKTGRYLRLRALTEAGGRGPWSSAAEIGLTGRAAPLPADATLVQAASARCADLPYSATTPGTEPTLYTCHGGPNQRWSLTADGRVTGLGGVCLDGTSATSVTVQTCGAAAGQRWEQGPDGSLRTLGQCLAPVGAATANGTKLTRAACDGGSAQRWTFTP, encoded by the coding sequence GGGCCGATGACCCAAGCGGCCGCCGCGGCTCCGGCCCCCGCCACGGCGGGCAACGCCACCGGCCTCACCCGGTCCGGGAACACCTTCACGGTCAGCACCTCCGGCGGCGCGAAGGCCCGCGTCGTCATCGCCCGCGCCGACATCTTCCGGCTCTGGCTCTCGCCCGACGGGGCCTTCACCAACGACCCGGCCGGCTCCGACCTCGCCCCGACCACCGACTTCGGTCCCGTCGACGCCGCCTTCACCGACGCGGGCGCGTACTACCGCATCACCACCGGCGCCCTGAACATCCGCGTCAACAAGACCCCCTTGCAGTTCTCCGTCTACCGCGCGGACAACGCCACCCTCGTCTGGCAGGAGACCCGGCCCACCTCCTGGACCGCGGCCCAGACCACCCAGTACCTGGCCCGCGGCGCCGAGGAGCAGTTCTACGGGACCGGCCTGCGCCTCGGCGAATGGGCGCTGCGCGGCAAGACGGTCCCCGTCGCCGTCGACAACAAGTGGCGCGAGAACGACAACGCCAGCCCGGCCCCCTTCTACATGTCCACCAACGGCTACGGCGTCATGCGCAACACCTGGGCCCCCGGCTCCTACGGATTCAACGCCCCCACCACCCTCACCCACGACGAGAAGCGCTTCGACGCCTGGTACTTCACCGGCGATTCGCTGAAGTCCGTACTCGACGCGTACACCGATGTGAGCGGCAAACCCTTCATGGCGCCCATGTGGGGCATGGAACTGGGCAACGCCGATTGTTTCAACGCCTCCAACCCGGCATACCAGGGCGACCACAACCGACTGCGCCACCAGACCACCCCCGACGTGGTCGGATACGCCACCGACGCCCGCGCCGCCGACATGCCCTCCGGCTGGTTCCTGCCCAACGACGGCTACGGCTGCGGCTACACCGCGCCCCTCAAATCGACGGTCGACGCCCTGAAGGCCAAGGGCTTCCAGACCGGACTGTGGACATCCACCGGGCTCGGCTCCATCGCCGACGAGGTGGGAACGGCCGGTACCCGCGGCGTGAAGACGGACGTGGCCTGGATCGGCGGCGGCTACAAGAGCGCCTTCAACGGAGTCCAGCAGGCCGTCGACGGCATCGAGAAGAACTCCGACGCCCGGCGCTACGTCTGGACCGTCGACGGCTGGGCCGGCACCCAGCGCAACGCCGTCGTCTGGACCGGGGACACCAACGGCACCTGGGACGACATGCGCTGGCACGTCCCCGCCATCGCCGGGGCCGGCCTCTCCGCCCTCAACTACGCCTCGGGCGACGTCGACGGCATCTTCGGCGGCAGCCCCAAGACCTACACCCGCGACCTCCAGTGGAAGGCCTTCACCCCCGCCTTCATGACCATGTCGGGCTGGGGCGCGACCAACCCGGCCGCCGGCTACCAGGACAAGCAGCCCTGGCGCTTCGCCGAGCCCTACCTGTCCGTCAACCGCAAGTACCTCCAGCTCAAGATGCGGCTGATGCCGTACCTGTACACGATGAGCCGCACCGCGCACGAGAGCGGAGTGCCGAGCACCCGTGCCATGGTCCTGGAGTACCCGGACGACCCGGTGGCCCGCGGCAACCTCACCAGCGGCCAGTTCATGGCCGGCGATTCCTTCCTCGTCGCCCCGGTCGTCTCCGACACCTCCGTGCGCGACGGCATCTACCTGCCCGCCGGGACGTGGACGGACTACTGGAGCGGGAAGACGTACGCGGGACCGGGCTGGCTGAACGGCTACCAGGCGCCGCTCGACACCCTGCCGCTGTTCGTCAAGGGCGGCGCGATCGTGCCGATGTGGCCGCAGATGAACTACACCGGCGAGAAGCCCGTCTCGACCCTCACCTACGACATCCACCCCCGCGGCAACTCCTCCTTCAGCCTGTACGAGGACGACGGGACCACCCGCGCCTACCAGTCCGGCGCGTACGCCCGCCAGCAGGTGGACGTCCAGGCCCCGGCCTCCGGCTCCGGTACGGTCACCGTCTCCGTCGGCGCCCCCACCGGCAGCTACACCGGCAAACCGGCCGCCCGGGGCTACGAGTTCACCCTCCACGTGGCCTCCGCGCCGGGCGCGGTCGCCGCGGACGGCGCAGCCCTGGCCCGCCAGACCTCCAAGGCCGCCTACGACGCGGCGGCGTCCGGCTGGTTCTTCGACCCCGCAGACCGCGGCGGCATCCTGTGGGTCAAGTCCGGTACCCGAGGCGGGGCGTTCGGCATCACGGTCACCGGCACCTCGGTCCCGGCGGCCGACCCGATCCCGGCGACCTCGGCCCCCGTCCCGCAGTCGGCGTGGACCCTGCTCTCCGCCGACAGCCAGGAGACCGCCGCCGAGGACGGCGCGGCCAAGAACGCCTTCGACGGCAACCCGGCCACGCTCTGGCACACCGCCTGGTCGTCGGGGACCCCGGCCGCGCTTCCGCACGAGATCCGCATCGACCTCGGCGCCCGCTACGCGGTCGACGGCCTCGGCTACCTGCCCCGCCAGGACGGCGGCGTCAACGGCCGGATCGGCGGCTACGAGGTGTACGTCTCCGACAGCACCACCGACTGGGGCTCACCCGTGGCGACCGGTACCTTCGCCGACACCGCCGCCGCCAAGTCCGTCTCCCTGGCCCCGAAGACGGGCCGTTACCTGCGCCTGCGAGCCTTGACCGAAGCCGGTGGCCGGGGGCCCTGGAGCAGCGCCGCCGAGATCGGCCTGACCGGGCGCGCCGCCCCGCTCCCGGCCGACGCCACCCTCGTCCAAGCGGCTTCCGCCCGCTGCGCGGACCTGCCGTACAGCGCGACCACGCCCGGCACCGAGCCCACCCTCTACACCTGCCACGGCGGCCCCAACCAGCGTTGGAGCCTGACGGCCGACGGCCGGGTCACCGGCCTGGGCGGGGTCTGCCTCGACGGTACGAGCGCCACCTCGGTCACCGTCCAGACGTGCGGCGCGGCCGCCGGGCAGCGCTGGGAACAGGGCCCGGACGGCAGCCTCCGTACGCTCGGCCAGTGCCTGGCCCCGGTCGGCGCGGCCACCGCGAACGGCACGAAACTCACCCGCGCGGCCTGCGACGGCGGCTCCGCGCAGCGCTGGACCTTCACGCCCTGA